tagatcctccaaaaagaagctaagcaaagaaattttagatttaaactcaaccattcaacatctggacttaacagacatctacagaacatttcatcccaaaaaaactgaatacacattcttctcatcagcccacggaacatactccaaaatcgaccacatcctaggccacaaatctaacctcagcaaatttaaaaaaatagaaattattccttgcatcttctcagaccatcatggaataaaagttgaactaaataacaacaggaacctgcatacccatacaaaaacatggaagctaaacaaccttatgctgaaggatacatgggttataaacgagattaagaagcaaataaccatatttttggaacaaaacaatcaagacatgaattaccagaacctctgggatactgcaaaggcagttctgagagggaactttatagcaccgcaagccttcctcaagaaaatggaaagagaggaagtcaataacttaatggaacatctcaagcaactggagaaagaagaacacttcaaccccaaatgcagcagaagaaaagaaataaccaaaatcagagcagaattaaatgaaattgaaaacaaaagaattatacaacagatcaataaatccaaaagctggttttttgaaaagatcaataaaatagataaacctttggccaacctaaccaagaaaaaaagagtaaaatctctaatttcatcaatcagaaatggtaatgataaaataacaacagacccctcagaaattaaaaaaatccttaacgaatactacaagaaactctactctcacaaatatgaaaatctgaaagaaatcgaccaatacctggaagcacgccacctaccaagactcagccagaacaaagtggaaatgttgaacaggcctatatcaagttctgaaatagcatcaactatacaaaatctccctaaaaagaaaagcccaggaccagatggctttacatcagaattctaccaaacatttaaagaagaactagtacctatattactaaacctcttccaaaatatagaaaaagaaggaatattacccagcacattcaacgaagcaaacatcacctttatctccaaaccagggaaagacccaacaagaaaagaaaattatagaccaatattactaatgaatatagatgctaaaatactcagtaagatcctaacaaacataatccagcaacacatcaaaaaaattatacaccatgaccaagttggatttatcccagggtctcaaggctggttcaatatacgtaaatctataaatgtaattcaacacataaacaaacttaaaaataaagacatatgattctttcaattgatgcagaaaaagcttttgataatatccagcatcccttcatgatcagaacacttaagaaaattggtatagaagggacatttcttaaactaatagaggccatctacagcaaacccacagccaatatcgtattgaatggagttaaattgaaatcatttccacttagatcaggaacccggcaaggttgcccattgtctccattgttctttaacattgtaatggaagttttagccattgcaattagggaagaaaaggcgatcaagggtatccacatagggtcagaagagatcaaacttttgctcttcgcagatgatatgattgtatatctggaaaacactagggattccaccacaaaatttttagaagtgatcaaggaatatagcaatgtctcaggctacaaaatcaacacccataaatctgtagcctttatatataccaacaataaccaagctgaacaaacagtcaaggactctattcctttcacagtattgccaaagaagatgaaatatttgggagtatacctaacaaaggatgtgaaagatctctacaaagagaactatgaaactctaagaaaagaaatagccgaagatgttaacagatggaaaaacataccatgctcatggctgggaagaatcaacgttgttaaaatgtccatactgcccaaagcaatatataattttaatgcaattcctattaaagctccatagtcatactttaaagatcttgaaaaaataatacttcgttttatatggaatcagaaaaaacctcgaatagccaaaacattactgagcaataaaaacaaagcaggaggaatcacgctaccagacctgagactgtactataaatccatagtgatcaaaacagcatggtactggcacaaaagcagagaagtagatgtctggaacagaatagaggaccaagagatgaatccagctacttaccgttatttgatctttgacaagccaattaaaaacattcagtggggaaaagattccctatttgacaaatggtgctgggtaaactggctggcaacctgtagaagattgaaactggacccacacctttcaccattaactaagatacactctcactggataaaagatttaaacttaagacatgaaattataaaaatacttgaagaaagtgcagggaaaactcttgaaggaatcggcctgggtgaatattttatgaggaggactccccaggcaattgaagcagtatcaaaaatacactactgggacctgatcaaactaaaaagcttctgcatagccaagaacatagtgagtaaagcaagcagacagccctcagaatgggagaaaatatttgcaggttatacctccgataaaggtctaataaccagaatccacagagaactcaaacgtattaacaagaaaagaacacgtgaccccatctcagggtgggcaagggacttgaagagaaacttctctaaagaagaccgacgcaagatctacaaacacatgaaaaaaagcttatcatccttactcatcagagaaatgcaaatcaaaactactctgagatatcacctaactccagtaagagtagcccacataacaaaatcccaaaactagaaatgttggcgtggatgtggaggaaagggcatacttctacactgctggtgggaatgcccactaatacgttccttctggaaggatgtttggagaacacttagagacctaaaaatagacctgccattcgatcctataattcctttactaggtttatacccagaagaccaaaagtcacaatataacaaagacatctgtaccagaatgtttattgcagcctaattcataattgctaagtcatggaagaagcccaagtgcccatcgacccacaaatggactagcaaattgtggtacatgtataccatggaatactatgcagccttaaagaaagatggagactttacctctttcatgtttacatggatggagctggaacatattcttcatagcaaagtatctcaggaatggaagaaaaagtatccaatgtactcagccctactatgaagctaaattatagctttcacatgaagactataacccaactatagcacaagactatggggaaagggccaaggaaggggaagggagggggaggttttggtggagggagggtaatgggtggggccacatctacggtgcatcttagaatgggtacaggcgattgcactaatttacacagctatgatttaacaataaaaaaaaagaaaaataaataaaataaaacccttgaaacctcaaaaaaaaaatgttatcttttgAAATTGCATGAACTCTAGAAGTCCTTTTAGGTATAATTGGTATCTTTATTTACAACCCTTTGTCATGACAGGCACGAATATGGCATGATTCTATATGTTTAAGTCTTTATGTGTTTAGGTAAAGCTTTATCATTTTTGTCATGGgttatacatatttaataaatgagtattttatgttttaaaaaaaaaaaaacagaaacaaaaacaaaaaaaagttggggCCAGAGTGTCTCTCTGGTTGAGGGGTGCTAAGTATAACCATGTGCACTTACCTCCTGTGCAAGTAGAACCACCTGCCCTCTCTGAGACTCACACAGGGCAAAAGGCCCTGGCAGCGTCAGCGGTGGGGCAGCTGTGCCCGTGCTCATAAGCGGGATGAAGTGCCCAATTCCCCAGGCTGGATGCTCCAGGAGGGATCTGGGAGTGTGTTCCTCTTTCACAGATGCCACGTACAACACATGGACTGTAAAGGGCTTCCTTTCTCCTACCCTGGAATCGGTACTCACTGGATATTTCCTCTCTGCTCCCAACCCATgcagagcagggaggagggacaggggGGAGGGACAGGGGAGCCATGACTGGATAAGGGATGGTTAAGATGCCCTGTGTCTGCAAAGGCAGGTGGAGGTGTTGGCCAGACAGCCAGCAGAAGCATGGGGCTTGTGGAGTTGGCCCAGCTGGTGGGTTGGGGCTCACCCTTATAACCTcacttaaccttaattacctccctaAAGGCACTGTCTCCACATACGGTCACATTGGGGGTCAGTGCCACAAGGATTTGGGGAGGGACGCAACTCAGGCAAGGTCTGCTCCTTGTGAGTGGGCTCATCTGAGCAAAAGGCGAGCTTACTCCTTCTTGTGTTTGCAAGGTAGAGTCCTGGCGCATGCCCAGCTGCTCAAAGCCACCTGGTCCCCCAGGGGTCACTGCCTCCATAGTCACAGCCCCGCATAGGTCCAAGGGCCGAAACAGACTCCAGCACTTTTGTGGGGGGGGATGAACCTGCAGAACAAGAGACATTTTAGAGACATCTCGGGGTTACTTCTAGCAAcgatctgaatgtttgtgtctctccAAAGTTTGCATGTTAGAATCCTAACCCCAAGGTGGTGATATCAGGagatggagcctttgggaggtgattagtcATGAGAACAGATACCTGGTGAGTGGCATCGGTGCCCTTCTGTCATGTGAGGCTACAGGGAGAAGATGCCATCTCGGAATCACACTTCAGCAGACACTGAATATGCCAGCACCTCGGTGCAGCCTGCCTGGACGATCGCCCAGTGTGTGGTATTCCGTTACCGCAGCCCGGCTGGACCCAACCCTTCTGTGTTCGTTCCTGGGCTGTAGGCCAGGAGGCTCAGACAACAGAGACTTATTTTCTCATGgtcctggaggccagaagtccagaaCCAAGGTGGAGGCCgggctggttccttctgaggaCTCTGAGGAGGGGACCTGTTCCTGCCCCTCTCCTTGGCGCTCAGGCGCCACCTTCTCTGCACATCACTCCACACCCTCATTCCATGAGGTGTGTCTGTCCGTAGGGCCAACTTTCCCTTCTTATCAGGACTCCAGTTATACCAGGTCAGGGCCCACCCCTATGACCTCACTTAACCTTCACTACCTCCctaaaggccctgtctccaaatacggTCACAATGGGGGTCAGTGCCTCAACCTAACAATTTGGGGAGGGTCACGATTCAGTCCATCACCAGGCCCGAGCaagccagaaagaaggaggggagcaACACGGGGTCCCCTTAgcgcatctttctttaaggccccCATCACTCCACTGTGCTGTAGTGGAGAAAGGAGCTGGCCTGGAGGCAGTGCTGGGATGTGACAAAGCAGAGCTCCCCACTTCCTCTGGGACCCCCAAAATCTTCTGCTGTACAAAGCAGGTGTTTTcactctttctcccttctccaggAACTTAAATTTGGACAAGAAATTTATTTCCGTGAGGCTCAGCCTTCTCAGGGGGACGTTGAGTTTGCTCCCCCTTGGGGACCCAGCCATGAACTTGCCCCAGGTGTTTCCTCCCTAAATGTTTCCATAGCCTGAGACCAGAGCCACAAAGGCTGCCACTGGTGGTTCCAGTAACAGACAGCGTGACCCCAAGAAAGTTGGGGAAGGTAGCGGCCAGGAACTGGGCGTGTCATGGCCCCACGCCCTGGAGTAGGGAAGTGGACCCTAGCCCAGCCTGGGACGGTTCACGGAGCCATGGCCATGGGAGGCAGAGCTCTGCAGGGCTGCACAGTCCTGAACTCCTGGACACCCGTCCTGCTCATGCTCCTTGCGGGCTACACAGGTGAGGGAGCCCCCAGAGCCCACGGCCCtcagccccttccctccccctgccctggcctgggGGCCCACATGCCTCTGTGTTCCCAGCCTGTGGGCTTCCACCACCCGTGCTGCATCAGCCGCCCACTGCATCCGCCTTCCTCGGCACCACGGCGCGcctcacctgcaccctgagcagcGACCATCACATTGGCGTTTACAGCGTCTACTGGTACCAGCAGCAGCCAGGCCGCCCCCCAAGGTTCCTGCTGAGATACTTCTCCCACTCAGACAAGAATCAGGGCCCCGAGATCCCCCCTCGCTTCTCTGGATCCAAAGATGAGGCCAGAAACAGGGGGTACTTGAGTATCTCTGAGCTGAGGCCCGAGGACGAGGCTGTGTATTACTGTGCTGTGGCTGCCCAGAGCATGGAGAGGGAGAGGAGCccagagggggagagggagccggaggaggagagggagccggagggggagagggagccaGAAGGGGAGAGAGGCCCATAGGAGGAGGTCAGTCCAGGGGGGGAGAAGTAGagtggggaagagaaggaggcTACTGTGCCCCAGGACAGGAATACCTGGGCCTGAAGACTAAGGGCAGCATTCCTGGAGAAGCAGctgtgggggaggagggtggagccACAGCGTCACAGCCTCTGCTGGCCCAGAGGTGTTGCTTGGAAGCCCTGATAGAGGCTGGATTTGGAGATTAAAGCTGCTTGTGTATTGGGAAGTCGTGTTGCTGATTTTGGTCTGACTGGAGCGAGACCTTATAGGTGGAACATCTAAGATAAACCTCCTAGGTACAACGCATCTAAGAACCAACCTGGGGTGGAGGTCTCGAGAGACTGGCCGGTCGTGGTCTGCCTGGAGGTGGGGCATGGTGAGAGCTGAACCCATGGTCTCCTGcatcatgggggagggggggcagggaggaaagcACCTGGGGTGAGCATTCTTACCAAGAACAGGAGTCACTATTATCATCTGATTGTGCTCAGGAGTTACCGTGTAAACTTAAAAAATGCCTTTATTGAGGCTCTGGAGAGGAACACAGGAGTCAGGCATTAGATCCAGAGCAAGTTCTCCATCTTGATAGCATTGGCATCTGGGGCCAGACAATTCTTGGTGTGGGGCGTTGAAGGATGTTGAGCAGGGTCCCTAGCCTCTAT
The sequence above is a segment of the Nycticebus coucang isolate mNycCou1 chromosome 4, mNycCou1.pri, whole genome shotgun sequence genome. Coding sequences within it:
- the LOC128584435 gene encoding immunoglobulin iota chain-like → MAMGGRALQGCTVLNSWTPVLLMLLAGYTACGLPPPVLHQPPTASAFLGTTARLTCTLSSDHHIGVYSVYWYQQQPGRPPRFLLRYFSHSDKNQGPEIPPRFSGSKDEARNRGYLSISELRPEDEAVYYCAVAAQSMERERSPEGEREPEEEREPEGEREPEGERGP